From the Candidatus Binataceae bacterium genome, the window CAATGGATGCATGGGGTGTGAGTCACATAGATGTCGGCGTCGCGGATCGCGGCGCCATTCTTCGCCGCCTGCGTGATCGCGTTGATTTCGGCGTGGATCGTGCGCCAGCAGTTCTGCTCGATCTCGCCATCGGGCGTGCGCGATTCGTAGATGAGGCATCCGACCTCGGTGCAATGCGGCATCCCGGCCGGCGATCCGTTGTAGCCGGTGGCGAGGATACTGCGGTCGCGCACGATTACCGCGCCCACCTTGG encodes:
- a CDS encoding cytidine/deoxycytidylate deaminase family protein; protein product: MGAGGGGKRPSWDQYFMTITQQVAERSTCLRAKVGAVIVRDRSILATGYNGSPAGMPHCTEVGCLIYESRTPDGEIEQNCWRTIHAEINAITQAAKNGAAIRDADIYVTHTPCIHCLKVLINTGIRTVYYGRPYKLHTVAEVLKHAAIKLVQVAPEGANAPA